One genomic segment of Methanobacterium spitsbergense includes these proteins:
- a CDS encoding biotin--[acetyl-CoA-carboxylase] ligase, with protein sequence MTKKKILKTLYEKKDEYIPVEEFVNETGKSQKEVENEFLTLEDEGYIINYSKSGYRLIKTPNLLLPYEVKRELKTNFIGHDIHYFKEVDSTNDVAKYLAEEGAEEGTIVIAEIQNRGKGRRGKTWISPPGGVWMSIILRPDIPPFNAPQLTLVTGVAVAETLQKECNLDVGIKWPNDILIGNKKVCGILTEVNASIEKVNYVVVGIGIDMNVDVPLFPPDLQKGATSLKNELNTEINGAILVQKFLLEFETIYNEFKAGKFPEILKEWRSLSKTIGNNVEVRTRGKTIRGEAVGINKEGILILELEDGSLRKIISGECLHINNS encoded by the coding sequence ATGACTAAAAAGAAAATATTAAAAACCCTTTACGAAAAAAAGGATGAATACATTCCTGTTGAAGAATTTGTAAATGAAACTGGTAAATCTCAAAAAGAGGTTGAGAATGAATTTCTCACACTTGAAGATGAAGGTTATATTATAAACTACTCTAAATCAGGTTATAGGCTCATAAAAACTCCAAATCTTCTGTTACCATATGAAGTGAAAAGGGAACTTAAAACAAACTTTATTGGTCATGATATTCATTATTTCAAAGAAGTAGATTCAACTAACGACGTAGCCAAGTACCTTGCCGAGGAGGGTGCAGAGGAAGGAACAATAGTTATAGCAGAAATCCAAAATAGAGGGAAGGGCAGAAGAGGTAAAACATGGATATCACCACCGGGAGGAGTTTGGATGTCCATAATACTCAGACCAGATATACCTCCTTTCAATGCACCGCAGCTAACACTGGTTACAGGAGTGGCAGTTGCAGAAACACTGCAAAAAGAATGTAACTTGGATGTGGGCATTAAATGGCCTAATGACATATTGATAGGAAATAAAAAGGTATGTGGTATATTAACAGAAGTTAATGCCAGTATTGAAAAGGTTAACTACGTTGTAGTTGGAATAGGAATAGATATGAATGTGGATGTTCCTCTGTTCCCACCAGACCTTCAGAAGGGTGCCACATCTCTTAAAAATGAATTAAACACAGAAATTAATGGGGCAATTCTTGTACAAAAGTTTCTACTAGAATTTGAAACTATATACAACGAATTTAAGGCAGGCAAATTTCCAGAAATTCTCAAAGAATGGCGTTCATTATCAAAAACAATCGGTAACAATGTTGAAGTAAGAACTAGGGGCAAAACTATACGTGGAGAAGCCGTGGGAATTAATAAAGAGGGAATACTAATATTGGAACTTGAAGATGGCAGTCTGAGAAAGATCATTTCTGGTGAGTGTCTACACATCAACAACAGTTAA